GACAACCACGTGCTCCGGCAGCATGATCCGCCGGTGACCGCGATCGATCTCGAACCCGCCGCTCAGGCGCACGCTGCGGTGGAGATGCTGCACCTGCGCCTCGAAGGGGGAGAGGTCACCGAGCCGCGCATCGTGCCGAGCAAACTGCACGTACGCCGCAGCACCCAGCCCGGCTGAGACTACGCCCCGGCGACAGCGGGAACCGGCAGCCTGCGGTCAGTGTGCGACCTCGACCGAGTCCACCTCGAACGGCGGCCGGCCGCGACCGGCGATCCGGAAGCCGCCCCACGGGTTCTGCTCGCCGAGGCGAGCCGGCGACCACTCACCACCCGGTACGCGGGCCGCAATCTCGTTGCGAGCAACGTGTTCGGCCAACGCGCTCACCTCCGGATCCGGGTCGGTCCGACCGTGCCAGTGGAACGATCCGTCGATGGGCTGGAAGAACCCGGACAGATGGACGCGTACCCGAACGGTCTCGACCGAACGGTTGGGAGACAGCTCGAGGTCGCCGTCGTACGTCTGGGGTGCCTCGTCGTGGTCGCCGGGATTCTGCTCTGCGCTCAACGTGCGGACCCGTCCTCGAGGAGTCCGGCGCGCCTCCACAGCCATCGGCCGGGGCCGGTGATCATGTCGATCTCCTCCAGTGACGCGCGTACCCGCCGGGCAGCCCAGCGCCGGGTCGCTTGCCACTGCGGGTTCGACGCCGCTTGGCGGCGCGCTTCGTGGGCGTCGAGGCCGGCGTTGGTGTAGACGTGCGGATGCACCAACTGAGTAGAGGCGAGGAACGCGGTAACGCCGACGATCAGCTTCGACCACTCCTTGGCGACGACGCCCTGGCGACCGAACTCGGCGGCGGCCTCCTCGCGAGCGAAGCGCATGTGCCGCGCTTCCTCGACGACGTGTACGCGGGACACGGCGCGTACGAGTGGCTGAACCGACTCGTCGACCATCGCCTCTCGCTGCAGCTGGTCGAGGATCTCCTCGACGAACAACGCGCCCGCGAAGCACATCGGTCCGTTGGAGATCGTCTTCAACGCGCGACCCCCGCCGTGCAATGCCGAGACCGGCTTGTAGTGCGGGGCGTCGAGCTTGTCGACGAGCCGCGCGAACATCACGGAGTGCCGGCACTCGTCGCCGATCTCGGTGTAGGTGAACTGCACGTTCGTCGTACGCGGGTCTCGGTCGTACGCGCGGCGGACCAGCATCTGCATCAGGATCGTCTCGAACCAGATGCCCATGCAGGCGATGCTCGCGAGCTCGTGGCGAGTAAGATCCATCCGTTGCTGATGCGACATGGACTCCCACATCGGCGTTCCGGACAACGTGCTGCGGTGCTCAGGCACGTACAGCAGATCGGGATCGAGCGGGGCGTCCCAGTCGATGTCGACGACCGGGTCGTACGTCATGGTGGCGGCCGATCGCAGCAGGCTCGCGCCCGAGGTCTCGCGATCGGAGTCGTTCGCAGTTGCGGTCATCGTCGACCTCACAGTGACAGGCGGCTTATGTCACGGCGAATGTAACACTGGTGATGTTACGAATCCAGGGTGCGCGACGTCCGTTCTGATCGGACGGGGCATTAGGCTCGCGCCGTGAAGATTCTGGTGATCGGCTCGGGCGGGCGAGAGCATGCCCTGGCCCTGGCGTTATCGCGCGACCCGAACGTCGACGAGGTGCACGCAGCGCCCGGCAACCCTGGTATCGCGGCGATCGCAGTAGTCCACGCCGTCGACCCGATGGACGGGGCGGCCGTCGCTTCGCTGGCAACCGACCTCGGAGTCGATCTCGTCGTCATCGGCCCGGAGGCACCGCTCGTTGCAGGCGTCGCCGACGCCGTACGCGACGCGGGAGTCGCCTGCTTCGGTCCGACCCGTGCGGCCGCCCGGCTCGAGGGCTCGAAGGCCTTTGCGAAGGACGTCATGGCCTCGGCGGAGGTTCCGACCGCGATGGCGCGGGTATGCGAGACCGACGACGAGGCCTCCGCTGCTATCGACGCCTTCGGCGCACCGTACGTCGTCAAGGATGACGGGCTCGCCGCTGGCAAGGGTGTCGTCGTGACCGCGGATCGCGCGCTCGCCACGGCACATGCCAAGGAGTGTCGACGAGTCGTCATCGAGGAGTACCTCGACGGTCCGGAGGTATCGCTCTTCGCGATCACCGATGGCAAGACGGTGTTGCCGTTGCAGCCCGCACAGGACTTCAAACGCGCGTACGACAACGACGACGGGCCCAACACGGGCGGCATGGGCGCGTACACGCCACTGCCGTGGGCACCTGACGATCTCGTCGAGTCGGTCACCCGCCGGGTGCTCCAACCGACGGTCGACGAGCTGGCGCGACGCGGTACGCCGTTCGCCGGGCTCTTGTACGCCGGTTTGGCGCTGACCGACCGCGGCGTTCGGGTCGTGGAGTTCAACGCGCGCTTCGGCGACCCGGAGACGCAGTCACTGCTCGCATTGCTCGACTCGTCGCTCGGGACACTGTTGTACGCGGCGGCGACTGGAACCCTCGACGAGGTCGGCCTGGTGCGCTGGCGCACGGGCTCGGCCGTGACCGTTGTGGTCGCCGCCGACGGTTATCCTGCCTCGCCGCGCAAGGGCGACGTCATCGAAGGTGTCGACGACGCCGACGCGATCGACGGCGTCGACGTGATCCATGCCGGCACCGCCGTTGCCGACGGACGGCTCGTCACCGCCGGTGGCAGGGTGCTGTCGGTGACCGCCGTCGGAAGCGATCTCGCCGTAGCGCGTGCCCGTGCGTACCGCGCAGTTGAGCTGATCCGCATCGACGGAGCACACCACCGCACCGACATCGCCGCCGCTGCCGCGAGCTGACCCCGGAATAGCAATGGCTGCAGGTTGTTGAGACCTGATATGGGACTACAGGGAGATTACGAACCCAGTCCGTCGACGCACGTCCGCGATCAGGTCGCGTTGTACGAGAGTTCCGGCGGCACCGAGGGCGCCACGATGCGAGGTAAGCCGGTCATCGTGCTGACGACGCGCGGGGCGAAGTCGGGCAAGATCCGCAAGACCCCGCTGATGCGCGTCGAGCACGACGGTGAGTACGCCGTGGTCGCGTCGCAAAACGGCGCCCCGAGCCACCCGCAGTGGTACCACAATGTCGTCGCCGACCCGCACGTGGAGCTGCAGGACGGTCCGACGAAGACCGAGATGGTCGCCAACGAGGTAACCGGCGAGCAGCGAGCGACGTGGTGGCAGCGTGCGGTCGAGGCCTGGCCCGACTTTGCCAACTATCAGACGAAGACCGACCGGGTGATTCCGGTCTTCGTACTCAGCCCGGCAGATTAGCCCGACCGCACGCTGTCATTCCGCGGGTGCGCGGCCTGTCAGCCGAGAAGCTTCAGGCCGATGAACGTCGTGTCGAGGTTGTCGAGCGCGCGGAAGTTGTTCACGCCCTTCACCAGCCTGGAGACGCGCGTGCACTTGCCGCCGATCGTGCAGCGGACACGTGCGGCCTTCTTCTGTGCGGCGGCCTCGACGACGATCGTCTTGGCGTTCTCCCAACCGGCCGAGCTGAACTCAGGCGCCCGGAACCTACGTACGACCGACCCGTCCTTGACCCGGCGCACCGTCAGGGTGGCGACCTTCGGCTGATCGTGGAACGAGACCGTCGTGAGCATGCGCTTGCCGTCGGGCGAGAATACGATGCCGTCGGGGATGCCCTTCTTCGAGCAGAATCTCCACAGCCTCTTGCGGGGCGCCTTGAACCGGCGTACGTCGTAACAGGAACCCCCGGGACCGGCGCCGAGGCCGAGCACGTTGTGCTCCACGTCGGCGAACCGTGCCCATTCGGGTACGGTGCCGATCTTGGCGGTCATGCTCTTGCCCGGGTGGTACCAAGACAAGACGCTGCGGTTCTTCTTCACCTGGTAGTTCGACAACAGGGTCCGGCCGTTCGAGTATCCGAGGAGCTCCTTACGCCCGAGGTCCTTGCGCCGGATGACCTTGTTGTCGGTTGCGTTGAACACGACCAGCTTCGAGCCGACGTCCTTGGTCTGCGCGTTGACGGCGACCCGTTGGCCGTCGGTGTTGACGTGCAGGTTCCAGATGCCCTGTGCGAATCGGCGAAGCTTGGTTGCGTTGCCGCCCTTCGGCCCAACCCGGTAATAGATGATGCCCCAGCCCGTCTTGGGGTCGTCGACGCCGACCAGGTAACCGCGTCGCAGCTTGTACACGTTCCAGATGTCGTGCGGCACCTTCACCTTCACGGTCTTCTTACCGTCGTGCAGGGTCTTGCCGTCGACGTACGTTGCGGTGGTCTTGCCTTTGGCGAGCTTCGTCGGGTTGAACGTCGTTGTCGGTGGCTTGGCGGCGGTGTCGGACTGCGGCGCGGCATTCGAAGCGGTCGCGGGAACGGCGCCGAGCAACGCCATCGATGCGACGCCGCAGACGATTCCGTTGCGCAAGCGGGTATGACTCATGGATCTTTCCCCCAAGTTGATGTGCGTTCGGCAGAACAGCACGTAAGCGGCCGAGGCCCTGTGCCGGTCGGCCGAGTGCCCAGAGTACTCACCAAGTTGAGAGACTGTCAGCGTGATCTCGAATGTTCTCGCTACCCGTTATGCGTCCTCGGAGCTCGTCCGCCTGTGGTCCCCGGAGCACAAAGTCGTACTCGAACGACGGCTATGGCTCGCGGTCCTCACGGCACAGCGTGACCTCGGAGTCGACGTGCCGGATGGCGTCGTCGAGGCGTACGAGAAGGTCGTCGAGTCCGTCGACCTCGACTCGATCGCGGCACGCGAGCGGGTCACCCGCCACGATGTGAAGGCGCGCATCGAGGAGTTCAACGCACTGGCAGGTCATGAGCACATCCACAAGGGCATGACCTCGCGCGACCTCACCGAGAACGTCGAGCAGCTGCAGATTCGGGCTTCACTGGAGCTGGTCCGCGACCGGGCGGTTGCGGCGCTCGCGTACCTCGGACGGCTCGCGGCAGAGCACAAGAGCCTCGCGATGGCCGGGCGGAGCCATAACGTCGCCGCCCAGACCACCACGCTCGGCAAGCGGTTCGCGACGATCGCCGACGAGCTGCTCGTGGCCGTGACCCGGGTCGAGGAGCTCATCGCGCGCTATCCGCTGCGCGGTATCAAGGGTCCGGTCGGCACGGCTCAGGACATGCTCGACCTGCTCGGAGGCGACCGGGATCGCCTCGACGAGCTGGAGCGCCGGATCGCCGATCATCTCGGTTTCTCCCACGTACTCCGCAGCGTCGGCCAGGTTTACCCGCGCTCGCTCGACTACGACGCGGTGTCCGCCGTTGCGCAGCTCGTTGCAGCGCCGTCGAACCTCGCCACGACGGTTCGACTGATGGCCGGCAACGAGCTGGTGACCGAGGGGTTCAAACCCGGCCAGGTCGGGTCGTCGGCGATGCCGCACAAGATGAACACCCGCTCGTGCGAGCGGGTCAACGGGCTGGCGGTCGTGGTACGCGGCAATTTGTCGATGATCGGCGAGCTTGCCGGCGATCAGTGGAACGAAGGCGACGTCTCGGACTCGGTCGTACGCCGAGTCGCACTGCCCGATGCGTTCTTCGCCGCAGACGGGTTGTTCGAGACGTTCCTGACCGTGCTCGCGGAGTTCGGTGCGTTCCCGGCGGTCGTCCAGCGCGAGCTCGACCGCTACCTGCCGTTCCTCGCGACAACGAAGGTGCTGATGGCGGCGGTACGCTCCGGCGTCGGTCGCGAGCAGGCGCACGAGGCGATCAAGGAGCATGCGGTCGCGGTCGCCCTCGGCATGCGCGAGTCGGGTGCCGCCGAGAACGACCTGTTCGCGCGCCTCGCGGCCGATTCGCGTCTCAGCCTGGCCGAATCCGATCTGTCCGCGCTCGTCGCCGAGCCGCTCTCGTTCACCGGCGCGGCCGGCGACCAGGTCGACGCGGTCATCGCCGAGATCGAGTCGGTCGTACGCCGCCACCCGGACGCCGCCGCGTACACGCCGAGCCCGATCCTCTGACCCAGCCGTGGGTGGTCAGTGATCTGCGCGCTCGAGGGTCACCTCGGCTTCGGCGCAACGACGGTCGAGATCCGCCGGTGCGCCGGTGTCGGTGATGAGCCGCCACGGATTCGGCAGGTGTGTCCAGGCCGGAGTCTCGCCCGCTTCGAGCTTCGATGAGTCCGCGAGTACGGCGACCAGCCTGGCCACGCGTGCCACGGATTCCTTGACCATCGTCTCCTCCAAGGTCGGCTCGCCGACCCCACGCGCCGGGTCGACGGCGTCGGCGCCGAGAAACGCTGCATCGAACCCGAGCCGCTCTATTGCGAGGTCCGTCAGCGGGCCGACGAGTCCGTGGCTCAGCTTACGTACGCGGCCGCCGAGCAGAATCAGCTCGATATCGGGCGCGTCGGCCAGGGCGACCGCGGTCTCGAGTCCGCGGGTGACGACCGTGAGGTCGGAGTGCGTCGACGACGCCGCGAGCAGCCGAGCGAGCGCCCCGCAGGTCGTACCCGCATCGATGAACACCGTGCCCGACTCGGGTACGAGCTCGAGCGCACGTCGAGCGATCGCCGACTTGGCCGGCCCGGCGTGACGTTGGCTCTCCGAGATGGGTCGCTCATGGAAAGGCGCCGTGACCATCGCCCCGCCGTACGTACGAGCCACTTGGCCATCGGCCTTGAGCCGTTCGAGATCGCGGCGAACGGTCGAGACCGAGACCCCGAGCCGGTCGGCGAGCTCGTCGACGTGGGTCGTGCCTGCGCCGAGCAGGGTCAGTAACGTCGCGTGCCGAGAGCGCGTGCCCGCCCGGGGCGTTGAGGCCATGTCACTTACCGTACGTGGACCTGATCCGCGGGACGTACGGGCTGTACTCGACGCCGGCGAGGTACGCCGAACGCATCGTGGCGTGATCGGCGCGTCCCGTGCCGGCGATGTCGAATGCCGTGCCGTGGTCGACCGACGTACGCAGGATGGGAAGCCCGACGGTGACCGAGATCGTGCCGTCGAAGTCGTACGTCTTGGCGGCGATGTGTCCTTGGTCGTGATACTGCGAAAGCACACCGTCGTAGCGGCCGGCCAGCCCCTGGTGGAAGACCGAATCCGACGGGATCGGGCCCGAAACCGTGAGTCCCTCGGCGCGGGCGTCTTCGCACGCCGGACCGATGCCGTCGATCTCCTCGGTGCCGAAGGCGCCGTTCTCCCCGCCGTGCGGGTTGACGGCGGCGACCGCGAGCCGGGGTGAGTCGGCGCCGAACACCTCGAGCGCGGTGAGTGCGCGACGGATCGAGCCGAGCTGGTTCTCGCGAGTCAACTGGTCGAGTGCCTTGCGGAGTGAGACGTGGCGGGTGGCGAAGAAGATGCGCAGGTGATGGGGCGTCTCGCTGATCCGGCTGCGTACGACGAACATCGTGTCTTGCTCGGTCACGCCGGTCAGCTCGCCGAGCATCTCGGTGTGCCCGAGATGCTCGCTGCCGCTCGACCAGATCGCCTCCTTGTGGATCGGCCCGGTCACGACCCCCGAGACCTGTCCCGCCATCGCGGCTCGGGTGGCGACCTCGATGGCGGTGACCGCTGCCCTGCCGGCACGCGCATCGACGGTGCCCCAGTCGGGTACGTCTGCGCCCAGCACACCCGTGTCGTACACGTCGATCACGCCGCTACCGGCCGGATCGGTATCGAAGCCGCCGACCTCGCGTACCTCTACCTCGAGACCTGCGGCGCGTACGCCGCGACGCAATGCCTCGGCATCGCCAACGGCGACACCGTGGTGCCCGGGCTCGCCGGCGTACTCGGCGAGCGTGCGAGCGGTGATCTCGGGGCCGATGCCGACCGGGTCGCCGAGGGTCACAGCGAGCACGGGGTGTTCGACGGGCATGGGGTCTCCTCCGTTGGTTCTGCTCACCAGGCGGTCTGCCTGGATTGTGCGGGATGTACGCGCCGGCGCCGGGTCGCGGCCTCGTGACGCAGGTGGTCGATGCAGGCGACGGTCGTGTCGGTATCGCCGACGAGTCCGCCCTTCGTCGCAACGGGTAGACCGGACCAGGGTCCGCCGACCAGTTCGCCGGCGACCGCGAGCGGCTCGATCTCACCCTCGACGTCGAGGCCTCGGGCGGCGAGTTCGGCGAACAGCGACGCTGTGACGTCGCCGCCGGTGGCGAAGATCCCGTCGACCGGGTGTGTCTCGAGCGCCCGCCGGACCGACCGGGCAAGGGCAACAGGGATCGCGGCGGCAGCGTGCGAGTCGACGGGGCGTACGTCGGCGTCGTCGAGCGCCGACGCGAGAAGTACGACCTGCTCGGGTCGGGCCGAGTCGAGCGCACACGTCAGTCGATCGGCGGTCGCGTCGACATCGGGTACTTGCCCGGGCTCGTCCGCCGCCGTACGTACGACCACGACGTCGCGCTCGCCGCGCAGGCGTGCGAGCTGTCGACGGGTCAGAGCGGTCGCAGATCCGGATACGGCGAGGATCGGTGCGCCGTCGGCCGAGCGGTGGAGCCCGAGCGCCTCCGCCATCGCGACCGTCGCCGGCCCCGGGTCTACCGTCACCCAGGTGACGTCGGTGACGGTCGCCGCAGCGCGGGTCACCCGCGCGATGTTGTCGGTCGTCAGGGCATCGACCACGATCACCTGCGCACCGTCGTCGACGACAGTCGTGAGCGCCTCGACCAGGCGGTCGTCCGGCCCGGTCACGGTCTCGAGTGAGACGGTTGCCACCTGGAGGCCGGCGAATCTGCCGGCGACGCCGGAGTGCCGGATCGGCGAGCGCGGGTCACTCGCCAGCTCGGTCTCCTCGAGGCGTACGCCACCGAGAAGCTGTACGCCACCGACGGTGTGGCGACCGGCATCCGGATGGGCGGGTACGCACAACGCGACGGTGCGCTGCCCGGACAGGGACGACACCTCCGCCACCACCGCCGCGGTGGTGGGGCCGACCTGACCGCGAAGAGTCGAGTCGATCCGGTTGGCCGCCAACCTACTCGGCCAGCCGCTGCGTACCGCCTGGCGTACGAGGCCGGCGGCGGTCTCGGGATCATCGTGGCGCGCGTTGGTGCTGATCACGACCGCGTCGAAGCGAGCGACGAACTCGGCCACGATCTCGGGTTGGTCGCCGGTGGCGACCGTGACCGCGCGCATGCCCGCCCTGGCCAGCGCGGCGGCCGTTGCGTTGGCTCCGGTGAGGTCGTCGGCGACGACGATGACCGGTCCGTCGGTCACAACACCCAACCGGCGATCAGTACCAGCGGGATCGAGCCGAGCCAGGCGGCCGTGGTGATACCGGACCAACCGCGCAGCGCAGCGACCCCGTCGAGGCCGGTGAATCTGGTGACAACCCAGAAGTACGAGTCGTTGAAGTAGCTGAACACCATCGAACCAGCACAGCACGCGAGGGTGGCGGCGAGCGCGGACAGGCCGAGATCGGAGACCAGGGGAGCGGTCACCGACGCCGCGGTGATCATCGCGACCGTGCCCGATCCCTGCGCGATACGGACGAGGGACGCGATCAGGAATGGCACGAGTACGCCCGGCAGGCTGAGGTCAGCGATCGCCTCGGCGAGTGCGTCGCCGACACCGCTGTCGCGCAGCACTTGTCCGAGCCCGCCGCCCGCGCCGGTGATGAGCAGGATGAGGCCCGCGGATGCCGCGGCATCGGACAACCAGCCGGACACCTGGTTCTTCGTTGTCCACCGCGGGAGCAGCACGTACACGGCGAGGATGAGGCCGATCAGTAGCGCAACGACCGGGTTGCCGATGAATGCGATCGCGGAGACGAAGGTCGAGGGCTCGTACGCCTCGTCGTCGCCGAGCACGCCCTGCGAGTTCTTCTCTATTGCGGTGGCGACGGTGTTGGCGACGATCAGCAGGATCGGAATGACCAAGGGGAGCGCGCCGAGCCAGGCGCTGACGCGGTGCGGCGGCGCACCTTTGGGAGGAGCGCCGAGAGCGGCGGCCGGATCGTCTTCGGGCGGGAGCTCACCGAGCGCGACGTCGGTCGACACGCTCGACTCGCCGGAGCTTGCATGCGCATGGCCGTACACCGCCTCGCGTACCTCCGGGAGCACTTCGTCCTCGAGTTTCGGTCCGACGATCGTCGCGTACAGGATGACGATGGGAAGCAGCAGTACCGAGAAGATCAGGCCGACCAGGATCACGCCACCGAGATCGGCACCGAGGATGCCCGCGACGCCGAGCGGGCCGGGTGTCGGGGGAACGAGGTGGTGGGTGAGCGTCATTCCGCAGCCCAGCGCGAGGGCGAGCGTGACATAGCCCTGCTTCTTGCGACGGGCGATCGACCGGGCGAGCGGGTTCATGATCACGTAGCCGGAGTCGCAGAACACCGGGATCGACACCAGGGCGCCGGTGCCGCCCATCGCCCAGGGTTCGCGGCCCTTGCCCAGCGCTGCGACGAACGCGCGCGCAAGTGCGTCCGCGGCGCCGGAGACCTCGAGGATCTTGCCGACGGCGACGCCGAGACCGATCACGATCCCGATCGAGGAGAGCGTCGCGCCGAAGCCGGCGATGATCGAGTCGACCGTGTCGATCGGCTTGCTGCCGGCGATCGATCCGGTCACGATCGCGGCGACCAGCAAGGCCACGAACGCGTCCAGCCGGGTCCACAAGACGATGCCGACGATGGTGGCGATGCCGACGATCAAAGCGGCGAGTAGTTGCAGGTCCACGGTGCCTCCGGTGACGGGTTGCGCAGCAGCATGGCAGCAAGTCATGCGTAGTGCAAGCAAAACGTTCTTCGCACTTGCTCGAAACGTGCAACTCAGTGGTGACCGTTGTTGCGATCGGTTACGCCCGGGTCGCTACCTAGTGGATCTGGGCGTAACCGCTCGCAACGGGGTGGGATCTGGGCGTAACCGATCGCAACCCGACGCATTACAGTGACCGCGTGACTGGTCAACCGACACCGCCGGTGATCCCCGGCGCGCGACACGTGCACTCGGGCAAGGTGCGAGATCTGTACGAGCTCGCCGACGGCAACCTGTTGATGGTCGCCTCCGACCGGATCTCCGCGTACGACTATGTGCTCGAGCCCGGCATCCCCGACAAGGGCGAGATCCTGACCCGGATGTCGCTGTGGTGGTTCGAGCAGGTCGCCGATCTGGTGCCCAACCATGTGACCTCGACCGATGTGCCCGAGCAGGTACGCGGGCGGGCGATCGTCTGCGAGCGGCTCGAGATGTTTCCGGTCGAATGCGTCGCGCGGGGCTATCTCACCGGCTCAGGGCTCATCGACTACGAGCGCACCGGAGCCGTCTGCGGTGTCGCGCTGCCACCCGGTCTCGGCGAGGCGAGCAGGCTGGACGAACCGATCTTCACCCCCGCGACGAAGGCCGCACTCGGCGATCACGATGAGAACGTCTCGTACGAGCATATGGTGGGCGTCGTCGGCGCCGACATCGCTGACAGACTTCGCGGCCTGACCATCGCGGTCTACCAGCGAGCCGAGCGGATCGCCCGCGAACGCGGCATCATCCTGGCCGACACCAAGTTCGAGTTCGGCGCCCGGGCCGACGGCACGATCGTCCTTGCCGACGAGGTGCTGACGCCCGACTCGTCACGGTTCTGGCCGGCCGACGACTACACACCCGGCCGTGTGCAGGACTCGTTCGACAAGCAGGTCGTACGCAACTGGCTGACGACCGAAAGCGGCTGGGACAGGCACGGCGACGTACCCCCACCGCGGCTGTCCGATGCCGTCATCGACAAGACGCGGCAGCGCTACCTCGACGCGTACGAACGTCTCACCGGCGAAACCTTCTGACCGACGAGTCAGCGAATGTTGCGGGTGGGAGACGAATCGCCTACCGCCAAGTAGAGTTCCGCGACAAGGAACCGCGCCGGCGGTGATCGAAGCCGAGGAGACGACCCTTGCTCAATCTGTCCGTGATGCTCGAAGACAGTGCCCGCAACTTCCCCGACCGAGACGCCGTCGTACTCGGCGACACCCGACTGACGTACGCGCAGGTCAACGGCGCCGCGAACCAGGTGGCAAACCTCCTGAGCTCGCGCGACATCGGCCGTGGCGACAAGGTCGCGCTCTCCTGTCCGAACCTCCCGTACTTCCCGATCGTCTACTTCGGCATCCTCAAAACCGGCGCGACCGTCGTACCCCTGAACGTGCTGCTGAAGGGGCGCGAGGTCGCGTACCACCTCGACGATTCCGACGCGAAGGCGTACTTCTGTTTCGAAGGCACGCCCGAGCTGCCGATGGCACAGGAGGGCTGGGCAGGGTTCAACGACGCCGACCGCTGCGATGACTTCTTCGTCATCACCGCAGACCCGACGGCTCCGTCGCCGATCGACGGTGCGGAGACGTTCGCAAGCGCGATCGCGAGCCAGCCGCCGGCGTACTCCACGGCGGTGACGGAGCCGACCGACACGGCGGTGATCCTCTACACCAGTGGTACGACCGGCCAGCCGAAGGGCGCCGAGCTCAGCCACACCAACATGACGATGAACGCCGCCAACCTGCCGCGGCTGTTCGACTTCCACCCCGACGGCCACGAGACGTACCTCTGCGCGCTCCCGTTGTTCCACTCCTTCGGGCAGACCGTGATCATGAACTCCGGCTTCTCCCTCGGCGGCACTCTCGTGATGCTGCCGAGATTCGATGCGAAGGCTGCGCTCGGCCTGATGCTCAAGGAGAACATCACGTTCTTCGCCGGCGTACCGACGATGTACTGGGGTCTCCTCGGGGCGCTCGATGACTCGGTCGACGTCGACAAGATCGCCGCGAACCTTCGGCGGTCGGTCTCCGGCGGATCCTCGCTCCCGGTCGAGATCATCCGAGACTTCAAGGAGCGTTTCCATCTGCAGATCCAGGAGGGATACGGGCTGTCCGAGACGTCGCCGGTGGCGACGTTCGCGCCGCTCGGACAAGAGCCGCGGCCGGGCTCGATCGGTACGCCGCTGTGGGGCGTCGAATGCAAGCTGGTCGACGGCGACTGGAATGAAGTCGAGGGCGAGGATGCCATCGGCGAGATCGCCATGCGGGGCTACAACATCATGAAGGGCTACTACAAGCGTCCGAAGGAGACCGAAGCGGTCATGCGCGACGGGTGGTTCCGCAGCGGCGATCTCGGTAGGCGTGACTCCGACGGTTTCTACTACATCGTCGACCGCGCGAAGGACATGATCATCCGCGGCGGCTTCAACGTGTATCCGCGCGAGATCGAAGAGGTGCTGATGACGCACCCCGACGTCTCCCTGGTCGCGGTCGTCGGGGTGCCGCACGAGTCGCATGGTGAGGAGGTCAAGGCGTTCGTGATCCGCAACGAAGGCGCGGCTGTCACCGAAGACGCCCTCGTCGAGTGGGCGAGGGAGCAGATGGCGTCCTACAAGTACCCCCGCATCGTGGAGTTCCGCGCGGAGCTCCCCATGACGAGCACCGGCAAGATCCTCAAACGCGAGCTGACCTAGGAGCGCTCGGTCTCGTACACGTACAGCTCGGTACCGGCCGCGTCCTCGCCGTCGTCGGGCGCGGCGAACATCCGCAACCCGTCACGCGTCGTCTCGACTGCGACCGGGTTGCGAGTCATCACATGGCCGGCCGAGGAGAACTGCTGGAACGGCACCTCGTGCAGCATTGAGCCACTACGCAGGTCGAGCAAGGCAAGACCACCGAGCTCGTACGAACCTCCGTCGGCTGTCGGCAGTCCGGTGACGCCGGTGCACAGCTGCTTGCGGAACGCCACGTACGCGCAGTCCTGGTAGTCGAGCATGTGGTCGCGATTCGGCGCCCGGTCGAGCTGGCGGCCGTGCGGTGTC
The sequence above is drawn from the Nocardioidaceae bacterium SCSIO 66511 genome and encodes:
- the purD gene encoding phosphoribosylamine--glycine ligase, which produces MKILVIGSGGREHALALALSRDPNVDEVHAAPGNPGIAAIAVVHAVDPMDGAAVASLATDLGVDLVVIGPEAPLVAGVADAVRDAGVACFGPTRAAARLEGSKAFAKDVMASAEVPTAMARVCETDDEASAAIDAFGAPYVVKDDGLAAGKGVVVTADRALATAHAKECRRVVIEEYLDGPEVSLFAITDGKTVLPLQPAQDFKRAYDNDDGPNTGGMGAYTPLPWAPDDLVESVTRRVLQPTVDELARRGTPFAGLLYAGLALTDRGVRVVEFNARFGDPETQSLLALLDSSLGTLLYAAATGTLDEVGLVRWRTGSAVTVVVAADGYPASPRKGDVIEGVDDADAIDGVDVIHAGTAVADGRLVTAGGRVLSVTAVGSDLAVARARAYRAVELIRIDGAHHRTDIAAAAAS
- a CDS encoding nitroreductase family deazaflavin-dependent oxidoreductase; this translates as MGLQGDYEPSPSTHVRDQVALYESSGGTEGATMRGKPVIVLTTRGAKSGKIRKTPLMRVEHDGEYAVVASQNGAPSHPQWYHNVVADPHVELQDGPTKTEMVANEVTGEQRATWWQRAVEAWPDFANYQTKTDRVIPVFVLSPAD
- the purB gene encoding adenylosuccinate lyase translates to MISNVLATRYASSELVRLWSPEHKVVLERRLWLAVLTAQRDLGVDVPDGVVEAYEKVVESVDLDSIAARERVTRHDVKARIEEFNALAGHEHIHKGMTSRDLTENVEQLQIRASLELVRDRAVAALAYLGRLAAEHKSLAMAGRSHNVAAQTTTLGKRFATIADELLVAVTRVEELIARYPLRGIKGPVGTAQDMLDLLGGDRDRLDELERRIADHLGFSHVLRSVGQVYPRSLDYDAVSAVAQLVAAPSNLATTVRLMAGNELVTEGFKPGQVGSSAMPHKMNTRSCERVNGLAVVVRGNLSMIGELAGDQWNEGDVSDSVVRRVALPDAFFAADGLFETFLTVLAEFGAFPAVVQRELDRYLPFLATTKVLMAAVRSGVGREQAHEAIKEHAVAVALGMRESGAAENDLFARLAADSRLSLAESDLSALVAEPLSFTGAAGDQVDAVIAEIESVVRRHPDAAAYTPSPIL
- a CDS encoding diiron oxygenase; translated protein: MTATANDSDRETSGASLLRSAATMTYDPVVDIDWDAPLDPDLLYVPEHRSTLSGTPMWESMSHQQRMDLTRHELASIACMGIWFETILMQMLVRRAYDRDPRTTNVQFTYTEIGDECRHSVMFARLVDKLDAPHYKPVSALHGGGRALKTISNGPMCFAGALFVEEILDQLQREAMVDESVQPLVRAVSRVHVVEEARHMRFAREEAAAEFGRQGVVAKEWSKLIVGVTAFLASTQLVHPHVYTNAGLDAHEARRQAASNPQWQATRRWAARRVRASLEEIDMITGPGRWLWRRAGLLEDGSAR
- a CDS encoding DeoR/GlpR family DNA-binding transcription regulator, which encodes MASTPRAGTRSRHATLLTLLGAGTTHVDELADRLGVSVSTVRRDLERLKADGQVARTYGGAMVTAPFHERPISESQRHAGPAKSAIARRALELVPESGTVFIDAGTTCGALARLLAASSTHSDLTVVTRGLETAVALADAPDIELILLGGRVRKLSHGLVGPLTDLAIERLGFDAAFLGADAVDPARGVGEPTLEETMVKESVARVARLVAVLADSSKLEAGETPAWTHLPNPWRLITDTGAPADLDRRCAEAEVTLERADH
- a CDS encoding DUF4873 domain-containing protein, whose amino-acid sequence is MSAEQNPGDHDEAPQTYDGDLELSPNRSVETVRVRVHLSGFFQPIDGSFHWHGRTDPDPEVSALAEHVARNEIAARVPGGEWSPARLGEQNPWGGFRIAGRGRPPFEVDSVEVAH